A segment of the Coffea arabica cultivar ET-39 chromosome 8c, Coffea Arabica ET-39 HiFi, whole genome shotgun sequence genome:
GCTCAAAATAATTCACGAGAGGGGTGAAACTTTTTTGGGAAATTTATTTTTGACGAGCCTTTTAAAAATGTAGGCTGACAACTATTATGTTTAGCATTTGGTAAGGTAAGTTGGATTTGTTTAGCTGAAAATTTATTTTAAGAGTTAAAAAAATACAGAAGTTCGTTGGCAAATAAAATTCCAGAGGTCATGCAatcacattattattatttcaattagACGAAACCTAAGAAACCAAATACTACTACTAATTTAGGATCAGTTTGGTGGAGTGATTCGGGGAGCGGTTGgacatcaattttttttttctttttttcaccgCTTTTTGATAGAGCTGATCATTCATTTCATAAATTTGTACTATAACAGAAAATACATCAAACAGCTATGATACAAATACttgtaaaaaagaaacaaaatatctTTAGGATAAGGCAAAAAGGTGGATTAATCATTTCATTTTGATCAAGAGTGAGTTATCAAAAGTCAGTTTTTTTATCATCGTAAATTGAAGACATTATTATGTCGAATTGACTTGCCCCCATGTTAGATGTATACTTGTTAGTGACTGGTGCAATGTAAAGAAGTTTGAAGCAATTCCACCACAGATCAATGATCATAGCTCTGTTGAACCAAGGTTTTCTTGCAATTGCTATAACTTTCAGAAATCAGAAGCCAACTAGATTCTTTAATTAACTTATCAACATTTTTGTATCCTACAATGAATGCTCtctttttttcatcttttccattttttaccctTTTGGTAGGCTTTGATGATTGCTTTTGTCAAAACTAAGGAAACTCTACTCAACTTAGCGGTCACAGGGTCTATTTTTAGAGTCTTTGATTAGGAAAATAAAGCGTACGCTTGCGATTATTTGGTTAGATATAGAAATATTTGAATATTACAACTATGTATTGGACTGACATATATTTAAGTATTGGTTATGGTGAACCCTTACCTTTCACCTTATCATTTAATTGTGACTTCTTTCAACGGAAAAATCTCGTcggcttttcctttccttagaCTAGGCTAAACAAACATTATCgttagaacaaaaaaaaaagagagagagagagaagagaagatGCCTGCTTATTGAGCATTGTACCATCTTTCATAGCcatacaccttttttttttgtaaaaatttttcaacttATATCATAAGCGCgtctttcattaaattttttttttcatatatcaaatcacaaaaattgctacaatattgttttaataaaattttcttatatagaAAAGTTCTTCATTGTTACTTTTGTGTTGGTGTAAAATTGTTCACAATGCAAAAAGTGACAATGGAAAATTCATCGTTTTAGAATAAAGTATAGGAAATTAGTGTATTTTCCAAATGCACATTGTTTCATAAATATCCTTATATCCCTTGCTTGTTGAAATAAGGCCGAAATTATGAAGGATTAAAAGGTCACTATTCAAAACTAATAAAAACATGTTAAGTTGACTGCTGtccaaaggagacaaaaatttattgaaCATTCCAAAACAGATCCACTATAAGATAATGGCTCTGTTTGGATCCCtgtttttggagtatttttcaaaaattagtttttcaaatgcaatgaaattttttaaaatatactctaaaagataatttaaaaattaatttgaatttttaagaattttaaaaaatatctcaaaatatattctaaaaactcttatacttttaaatattccaaatatttttaaaaaatattcaaaaatatactctaaaaactctgttacaacaaaatttttcaaaaacaccccaaaaaaacAGTTACTACTAGTATTTAGATACTATGTTTTAATTACTaccacattttttttattaaaaagatATTTTATTACTACTACATTAATGATACTCATCAGTTACAAAATTCAAGATATTATACCATTTACAAAAGCTTTTTAGAATTAAATCCCAGTGCAGCTCTTTTACTGTTTGCAATTTGTTTTCTCCTGGCTGTTTAGTATTTATTctctcatttttcattttccctGGTTTTTGGATTATGCAAACATTCTCGAGCCAAGGTAAGAGAGTGGATCTCACGAAGCAATGAGAAATCAGATGCGGGACTGCTGCTGAACCTTGGTTCATGAAGGCGTGTGGTAGTTGACCATTAGTCCAGCGGCAGCGCGTGGGAACTGCAGTAACTCTGCTCCTACACAATTCGATTAGTGGCATGGAGCTCATAATTATGAAATACTTATTGGGTCAGTGACTGCAAAATCTGTGAAAATTTCATACAGAACCATGATTACAAACCGACGAAAATTCATCCATAAAGAAAATGATAGACAACGATAAGATAATGAAGCAtcccaaaaaaatgaaaaataaatctATCCACCGGTCCGTCCATCCCACAAAACTTTTCTCGTGCTACTACTGCTACATTTATGATTTATCTTCTCTAGCTGGTGAAAAGCCAAGCATATGAAAGAAACCATGAATAATCCTATGGCCACTTCTTCCTCCTCGAGACCATCTATTTCTCCTCACCACCCTCCTCAGTTCACTCCTGTAAGTTTTTCTCTCTAATATATTCTTTTCTTCGTGTTGGGTTTTGTTTTCTTGACAAAATTTgcacttttttattttctttgttttgttttttcttgctgaagattgaagaagggaACGAAGATGAGGAGTTGTCGCGAAGCAGTTTCAGAGCGACGACCCCTAGTGATTCAACTGACCCGAGACACCACAGCCTGACGCCATTGCATCAAAATTCTTCAGAAAAGAGAAGCAAAGAAAAGAGCACCAGAAAAAAGTTGGAGAATGGTGAAGTTGCCGGGGAAGACGACCGTGGGATCTCATGCAATAAGTGTAGGCCGGGTACCCGGGAGAAGATATCCGTCGTCCCTGTGGACAACAATGGAGTTAATAGACAATCTTTAACCAGCCCAAATGGTATTTTCAGGTCTATTTTCTCTAATTTGATAAAGAAAAGCCCCAGATCATCAGATGATCAGGGATTAGCAGTTCCTGGAGAGGAGCAATGGAAGGTTGCTGCGGCTGAGCTTTCTCATAAACTCATCCAAGCAACCAGAAAAAGAGATGAGGCGATTCTGGAGGCATCCCGGTTGAAGTATTCCATGGCTGAGTTGGAAAAGAAGCTGAACAAGCTTGAGATATACTGTCACAATTTGAAGTCCGGGCTCGAGGTTTGTGCTGGTAATAATAATGCTAAtgcccaccaccaccaccaccaccaccagtcACAAGCCAACAAGTGTTCTAATTCTAAACCTCAAGTGAATTATCAGCTTGTAAAAGTTGGTCACGATCAAGGAAAAGTGATTGAGCATTTCTTGGTTTCAGTTTCTGAGGCTCGGTCTTCAGTCAGGCTTTTATCTCGATCTTTGACTCTTCAGCTCAGACAAATGGGTAACAAGGTTTATGATCGAATATCATCGCTTCTTCAACCTTATGAAGTCAAGATTTCCATATCAAGAAATCCGAGAGGTTTGCTTCTGTATCTTGAAGCGCTATTGAACAGAGCCTTCTTCGAAGATTTTGAATCGATTGGGTTCCAAAAGAGTGCTCCAAACTTGATTTTGAATCCCATTGACTCTTGTGAAGCAAATTTCGCGTCCTTCAACCGGCTACAAGGGCTGACCTGGGATGAAGTTCTGAATAGAGGGACCAAGCATTTTAGCGAAGATTTTAGCAGGTTTTGCGATAGGAAAATGAGCGAGATTGTGGCTATGCTGGGGTGGAATCGTGCGTGGCCCGAACAGCTTCTGCAATCCTTTTTCGGTGCGTCTAAAGCTGTGTGGTTGGTGCACCTTTTGGCTCATTCGGTTCATCCAAGCCTACCAATTTTCAGAGTGGACAAAGGTGCGACCTTCGATTCGATCTACATGGAGGACATGGGGGGAGAAAAGGCCCAAAAACTGGTGCCAACTATAGTTAGGATCATGGTTACACCCGGGTTCTATGTCTACGACAATGTCGTCAAGTGCAAGGTTCTGTGCAGGTACTACAACAGCAACAACGGGTACAACATTGACAGCAGCGGAAAGGTTTTGGTCCCATCCCCGTCATAGCAGAACGTGTACGATCACTTGATCAAGTTGTAGTACTAGCCAATTGTTAATTTGTCTCACCTTGTTGCTTCTGTTaattaaattaaagaaaagaaaagaaatatatgggTGTTGACGGGCGCGATTTTGTATGCAAATTACTAGGATTTTGAGAATCTAAGGGTCAAACCAACAAAATTTGGCATTTTCTCGTTGTTACCTTGGTATTGAGTTTCTCGTGTGTTGGTCCAAGTCAATTTGGATTTTCATCTGTTTAGTCACTTTAGACACAAATTTCTTTAGTTTCCTCTCCTCCTGTCAAGTGCATGCTGCCCTGGATAAGATGCAATTCTTTCGAATTTTGTCaaagcttttctctctctctctttttttttttttttttgccctttctcAACATCATGGTCTTTTGTACCTAAACAAGAAaacgaaatttctttactttttgcAGCTTCCTTTAGTTCACGTTGTGCTATCATGTCAATACAAGTCAAAATGATcgtttttgtttgtttcattAGCTGTTATAATGTTTGACGTAGTGGGAAATCCAGGGCTGAGAGTGTTCTCTGTGGGCAGCACCAGCAACGCACATTTAGGGCCCAGCAATTAGCAGATTGCCTCGTGGGAGTCGCACTGAAAATATAGCCTACTCGTGCAAGTTGTGAGCATTCTTTCTGAGGGGAATGGTTGTGGTTTTGCCATGGCAGGCTGCGGTTATAATGAACCGACCAAAGCTTGCATGGTGCGGCCTCCCACAAGAACGGACTCGTTTAGCCAGTGTAGATTTTCTGACTTCTGTAATCTGTTATCGTGGAATGTGGTGCAGAAATTCACCAGATACTCGGATTGGATCGATAACATAATCCTGAATGATCGGATGTGGTAAGTTTTTGCGTTATGTATcacaaaataacttaataaacgAAGAATTGATGTTTCATGCATTAGTAGATCTAGATGCATATCACAAAGTCAAATTCAAATGATGCGACATACATTCAAACACGATAGCGTATGCCGTATATATTGGCATTGTATAAAAAACTAACTATAAGTGAATTGTTATTACAAAATAgaatcaaataaatgaaatgtgaTACTCTCTGACGAGTCCGATTTAAGAAGGCGAGGGGTGGGATTTAAGAAATGACGAGGGGATAGGGGGATTAGAACCCAAAACCTTTATGTTTTGGCGTTTTAACCTTTAACTACCAAATCAAAGCCTCCTCAGCACCTATTTCCGATTAATTATAAGAAAGATGGATAATTAATCAAAATGTTTGAACTATCAGATTGGTGTCCGATTAATCAATTGGAAGTTTCGACTGGGAAGGGGCTGTAAAATCATTCGTGGTAATTGTAGAGTTCCAACGTATGCATTGCAAAACACACACGCTAAGTAACAAGTGTAAAAGAGTAAAGATGCTGGTCAATTTAGTATTAGGAAGAGTTTCAAATTCATTTGCAATCACTGAActtaataaaggaaaaaaaaaaaaggctcaaTCCTCTTTTTCTGCCAAAACGTGAAGCGGTCCTCTGCTGTATATCCTATCCTCTTTTACGAAGTACTACTCATTAAATCGATGCAAGTACAATATTTGGTCCTTGAAAGGTCCGCCAAATGGAGAATAACAATACAGCAATGCATTGGAGGCCCAGTTGCGCTTTTAAAATCTCTcttcttcttgatttgtggttttGACCTTAATTTATTGAACGGCTAATTCATTCTTAAAGTTTACAACTCTCATGGCAATCGACCAATTTGTCACCGAAACAGGCTTCGAATTTTGAGCATTTAAACAAGGTCAAGGTTGATGAAATTGTAAATGACCCTGGAGAGATCGCACTTTTTGCAAATGTGTTGTTTCAAACAAGACGATAATTCCATAAAGCTCCATGAGGTTTCTGATGATTACAGCCACCTCccttgaaatttaaaaaattacacctaTATCCCTTAGTGTTTATGACAGCTCTCTACATATTCCAAGTGAAAAGTGAGTgtaaaggaaaaataaacagcATTTTGGAAATATTTCTTTGTCCAAAAACTCTAACATCATCTCACTTAATACATTACATTCAATTCCTAAGTCATTAAAATGGATTTCTTGCTTAGTTTTATATATAACTGAATAACTAGGGATGCATTtgttaaaaataatttcttcacaacttagtaaagaaaaaaagtccaaacattaaaaaaaataatgtctTGAAACATGGACTAAATTTttcctataaaattttttaattaacaAGTAACACTaatatttgatttcttttgtcatttaatttattttataaatcaaatagaGGCTATATAGGATATTTATTAGACTTTTTATGCTTACATTGCAATTTtacaaacctcaagggaggtttttgaaattatcccctcAAACACCAAATATCCAGTTGAGGCAAAAAACATAATAGTACTATATTGAAATGCAAAGGCAGTACATTTTTAGGCTGCGtctgaattgctattttttcaggaaaaattgttacgttttctatgaacatatttttcaatcatcattttatctcatatatatcaaataactatagtaatttttctacagaaaatcaagaaaaatgcaatccaaagtGTTTCATGTGAAAGCATGTGGTACAACAAAAATTGCTGCCTTGGAACTATGAAACACAAGTATCTCTTTCACGGGCTTATCCCTGTAATCTTAGAAGTGTATGATTCCTGCTCATCCTATCTTACCTTGAATTAATCGTAGAATATATAAACACTAATACCATAATAAACGTTGTATGTATAATCATCACGCCATTTCACATTTTTATGACGCTATTTTCTTCCCGTGctcagatttttctttcttatgtTTTTTCATTGTCCGTTCACGGAACATGCCAACAAAAAGATTAGAAGAAGCAAATAGGCCCCTTACATCGTCGCAGACCGAGCTTCTAGAGCTTCCAGAAACAAAAGCCCTTTTACGGTTTCCATCCTTAACTTGTATGCATTATTTGAATTATCTTAAACTCAACAAAACCTAACCGTGTCGTCTAACCCTTCACACCTTCCTCAAATTAAACGCATTTACAACCCTCCACAAAacctttcttccaaaaccaaacAACTGACGAATATACACggttttttttccaaatatatatatatagttttacttccttgaaagttcctCCACACAAACCATGttaaaaatactaaaatagcCAAAGTTTGGTGTAACAATTTGACACATAAGAATCATATTTTGTAAAAGTTAAAGCGTCAgcgttttatttttatttttatttttgtaaaacaATTGCATTTAGGCATAatgaatattatttgaaatattatttagaataattactgtagcattttttgttatgtgatgtatgtgagataaagagttgattgagaatataaaaaagGTAGGTTGGGAAATGCGTTTATGATGcaagtgaaatattatttggaataatacgtgtatccaaacaaaccaattaTTATTTCAAATCAGCTGCCAAATATTGAAAAAGTCTTGATTTAGTAGTTAAAATTGAATCTTTAAAATTAGAAATCATAAattcaattttcttattttcctcTTCGCTTCTTAAATAGGATCTTATCCTactttgaggaaaaaaaaaaaaaaagttgccaAATAGAGCAATTTAGAACTCTCAAAccaaaattagaaaatcaaATCTGACGGAAAAGATGGGATTGAGAGGTATAATTTCAAATTAGTTACTTATCACGGAAAGGTTAGTCAAACAATCCAAAGTCCAAAGCCCCGATAAGGGCATGACTGTGATTTCAACTTGTGACCATCCATCCGCGGCTATGCGGTCCGACCCGGTTCTGACTGCCGGATATTGAATTAGTCACCCAGCAAGCAAGAGGCAAGAAATTATCCGTAGCGTTCGGGTCATGAAATATTCAACTGTCGGGCTTGAATAGTCAAACCATAAAGTCCCCCATATAATTACTTTCAGGACCCCTCCATTTCTTCCCCAACGCTCCCGTTCTGTCGCTAAACCACTCCGGATTTCGATCAAACCGATCTCCGATCGATCGGTTTTTGTCGGTTTGATAAAAGAAAACTGGATAGCTGAATTCATCATGTCGATGTCTGATTCCGATACGTCGTCGCAGGGCGGCGAGTACAAAAATTTACGACAAATTAGCCGGGAAAGTAAGTTTCTTAACTTAATGGTGTTTAATTTAGTTGAAGTATGGTTGATTCAAGGTTTGAGGATGATGTTTTATCTGTATAAAGTTGGTGATCGAATTTTGACGGATTTACTTATTCAGCAACGGTTAATTTTACTGAGCAATGTGAAATGTGATTTTGTTCgctttctttttgttctttctCATTCTCTCAGTATACGCTTATTTAATTTGTAGtggagaaaaaaaggaaatgttAATTAACTAAGGCTGAATTAAGTAACAATATTTGTTGTGAGTAGTGAAGCTAATGGTTAAT
Coding sequences within it:
- the LOC113706206 gene encoding IRK-interacting protein-like, with amino-acid sequence MKETMNNPMATSSSSRPSISPHHPPQFTPIEEGNEDEELSRSSFRATTPSDSTDPRHHSLTPLHQNSSEKRSKEKSTRKKLENGEVAGEDDRGISCNKCRPGTREKISVVPVDNNGVNRQSLTSPNGIFRSIFSNLIKKSPRSSDDQGLAVPGEEQWKVAAAELSHKLIQATRKRDEAILEASRLKYSMAELEKKLNKLEIYCHNLKSGLEVCAGNNNANAHHHHHHHQSQANKCSNSKPQVNYQLVKVGHDQGKVIEHFLVSVSEARSSVRLLSRSLTLQLRQMGNKVYDRISSLLQPYEVKISISRNPRGLLLYLEALLNRAFFEDFESIGFQKSAPNLILNPIDSCEANFASFNRLQGLTWDEVLNRGTKHFSEDFSRFCDRKMSEIVAMLGWNRAWPEQLLQSFFGASKAVWLVHLLAHSVHPSLPIFRVDKGATFDSIYMEDMGGEKAQKLVPTIVRIMVTPGFYVYDNVVKCKVLCRYYNSNNGYNIDSSGKVLVPSPS